A single region of the Geobacillus subterraneus genome encodes:
- a CDS encoding histidine phosphatase family protein: MGTTLYLTRHGETKWNVEKRMQGWQDSPLTEKGRQDAMRLGKRLEAVELAAIYTSTSGRALETAELVRGGRLIPIYQDERLREIRLGDWEGKTHDEIREMDPIAFDHFWNAPHLYAPQRGERFCDVQQRALEAVRRIIERHEGETVLIVTHGVVLKTLVAAFKGAPLDQLWAPPYMYGTSVTIVEVNADVFHLVVEGDVSHLEEVKEV, encoded by the coding sequence ATGGGGACAACCTTGTATTTGACCAGACATGGGGAAACGAAGTGGAACGTCGAAAAGCGGATGCAAGGATGGCAAGACTCGCCGCTCACGGAAAAAGGGCGGCAAGACGCCATGCGGCTTGGAAAGCGGCTTGAAGCGGTGGAATTGGCCGCGATTTACACAAGCACAAGCGGCCGGGCGCTGGAAACGGCCGAGCTCGTCCGCGGCGGGCGGCTCATTCCGATCTATCAAGACGAGCGGCTGCGCGAGATTCGTCTTGGCGATTGGGAAGGCAAGACGCATGACGAGATCCGGGAAATGGATCCGATCGCGTTCGACCATTTTTGGAACGCCCCCCATCTGTACGCTCCACAGCGTGGCGAGCGGTTTTGCGACGTGCAACAGCGGGCGCTTGAAGCGGTGCGGCGCATCATCGAGCGGCACGAGGGAGAAACGGTGTTAATCGTCACCCACGGCGTCGTGCTGAAAACGCTTGTGGCGGCGTTCAAGGGCGCGCCGCTTGACCAGCTGTGGGCGCCGCCGTATATGTACGGCACGAGCGTGACGATTGTGGAGGTGAATGCGGACGTGTTTCACCTGGTTGTGGAAGGCGATGTTTCCCATCTAGAAGAAGTCAAGGAAGTATAG
- a CDS encoding FecCD family ABC transporter permease codes for MLATNRQKAFGLIGLFILLLTAMWMSVVYGYTDTNWRQAIAALIDNNGSNAHLVVATVRLPRALIAAAVGASLAMAGALMQALTRNPLASPGIFGINAGAGFFIVVMVTFFSISSLQMLSWVAFIGAAAAAAIVFVISAAGKDGLTPLKMTLAGTAVAALFASLTQGMLAMNEKALEEVLFWLAGSVAGRKLELLAAVFPYLAAAWLGAMLLARHVNILMMGDDVAKGLGQRTNVIKAAAALLVVLLAGGSVAVAGPIGFIGIMVPHMARALAGIDHRWLLPYCALLGGILLLAADIGARYVLMPREVPVGIVTALIGVPFFVYIARRGITAK; via the coding sequence ATGTTAGCAACGAACCGTCAAAAAGCGTTTGGCCTCATTGGGCTGTTCATCTTGCTTCTTACCGCCATGTGGATGAGCGTTGTGTACGGGTATACTGATACGAACTGGCGGCAGGCGATAGCCGCCTTGATCGACAACAACGGTTCGAACGCCCATTTAGTTGTGGCGACGGTCCGGTTGCCGCGGGCGCTCATTGCCGCGGCGGTCGGCGCGAGCCTAGCGATGGCCGGGGCGCTCATGCAAGCGCTGACGCGAAACCCGCTCGCTTCGCCGGGCATTTTTGGTATTAATGCCGGGGCTGGCTTTTTCATTGTCGTGATGGTTACGTTTTTTTCCATCTCTTCATTGCAAATGTTGTCATGGGTCGCGTTTATTGGGGCGGCGGCCGCGGCGGCGATCGTGTTTGTGATCAGCGCCGCAGGGAAAGACGGGCTGACACCGCTGAAGATGACGCTTGCCGGCACAGCAGTCGCTGCCTTATTTGCCTCGTTGACGCAAGGGATGTTGGCAATGAACGAAAAGGCGCTCGAAGAAGTGCTCTTTTGGCTGGCCGGGTCAGTCGCCGGCAGGAAGCTGGAGCTATTGGCCGCCGTTTTTCCGTATTTGGCCGCCGCCTGGCTCGGAGCCATGCTGTTGGCGCGCCATGTCAACATTTTGATGATGGGAGACGATGTAGCAAAAGGACTTGGGCAGCGGACGAATGTGATCAAGGCCGCCGCCGCCCTGTTAGTCGTGCTGCTCGCCGGCGGCTCGGTCGCTGTTGCCGGTCCGATCGGCTTTATCGGCATTATGGTGCCGCATATGGCGCGGGCGCTGGCCGGCATAGACCACCGCTGGCTGCTTCCGTACTGCGCCTTGCTTGGCGGAATTTTGCTTTTGGCTGCTGATATTGGGGCGCGTTATGTGCTCATGCCGCGCGAAGTGCCAGTCGGCATTGTCACCGCATTGATCGGCGTTCCGTTTTTCGTCTACATTGCCCGCAGGGGGATCACTGCAAAATGA
- a CDS encoding ABC transporter ATP-binding protein, producing MHALQTKELTLSYGGTLIIDRLHLTIPKGKVTVLIGANGCGKSTLLRALARLLKPAGGAVLLDGKEIAKQPTKEIARRLAILPQSPVAPEGLTVLQLVKQGRYPYQTWLKQWSEEDERAVARALAATGLTELAERPVDSLSGGQRQRAWIAMTLAQETDIILLDEPTTYLDLAHQIDILDLLFELNEKERRTIVMVLHDLNLACRYAHHLVAIRDKAVYAEGRPEDVISRQLVKDVFQMDCQITYDPLFGTPLCIPYGKGRRILQKEGVS from the coding sequence ATGCACGCGCTTCAGACGAAAGAATTGACTTTATCATATGGGGGAACGCTGATTATTGATCGGCTGCATTTAACGATTCCAAAAGGGAAAGTGACGGTGTTGATCGGCGCGAACGGTTGCGGCAAGTCGACGTTGCTGCGCGCCTTGGCCCGTCTGCTAAAGCCGGCAGGCGGCGCCGTCTTGCTTGATGGAAAAGAGATTGCCAAACAGCCGACCAAGGAAATCGCCCGCCGGTTGGCCATTTTACCGCAGTCGCCTGTCGCTCCGGAAGGGCTGACCGTGCTGCAGCTCGTCAAGCAAGGGCGTTACCCATACCAAACGTGGCTTAAGCAATGGAGCGAAGAAGATGAGCGTGCCGTTGCGCGCGCTTTGGCGGCGACCGGGCTGACAGAGCTCGCCGAGCGGCCGGTTGATTCGCTTTCCGGCGGACAGCGCCAGCGCGCATGGATCGCCATGACGCTGGCGCAAGAAACGGACATCATCTTGCTTGACGAGCCGACGACGTATCTTGATTTGGCACATCAAATTGACATTTTAGATTTATTGTTTGAGCTGAATGAAAAAGAACGGCGGACGATCGTCATGGTGCTCCACGACTTAAACTTGGCCTGCCGCTATGCGCATCATCTCGTCGCCATTCGCGACAAGGCAGTGTACGCCGAAGGGAGACCGGAAGACGTCATTTCCCGCCAGCTCGTAAAAGATGTGTTTCAGATGGACTGCCAAATTACGTACGATCCGCTCTTTGGCACCCCGCTTTGCATCCCGTACGGAAAAGGGCGGCGCATCCTACAGAAAGAAGGCGTATCGTGA
- a CDS encoding putative bifunctional diguanylate cyclase/phosphodiesterase — protein sequence MDKYTAFFHHFTEAVVILNWQGVIIYQNPAFGRLALSRDEKKALAAEGRALAERMKEQKVAFQVELPGGAFVAVMSPIIDERSQPAAMLCVLRRQASVDGLQARLAEAERRLQLIVEHSSDYVLIFSRHRELSYIPPSWKRKTNKRPPVSYDEVLAFVHPDDVPVVTQKLDELYDTYEAQTAEFRKRDGHGEWVWMEAQGKAIVDEAGVLDCVIVTVKNISERKQYEEKLRQLAYFDSLTGIANRSYFERHIDELIASGTPFALCYLDFDKFKWINDHFSHQAGDYFLREAVKRVRQALRHGDFFARVGGDEFVLLLPNITKTEMTALAERLVSSFHEPFYYDKQLIQSTLSIGIAFFTKDSDRIEQVMKYADQALYEVKERGRNGYAFYRPTEHRHAVIEQDLPFAIMRGQFYLCYQPKVRLAKGRAMGVEALLRWRHPALGDIPPLDFIPLAEESGFIFEITLWVLERACRQVKEWERKFPGLKLAVNLSPFLLNRPELVEHVKRILRETGLAPDRLILEVTESGLMENIETGRHILTELQRLGVQAAIDDFGTGFSSLAYIRNLPVSLLKIDRSFIQGIAENSKDATIVDTIIHLAKSLDIEVLAEGVETESQVALLSQMDCDYAQGFYFSRSLEAEKLQQWLEEHNRNACGEPPA from the coding sequence ATGGACAAGTATACGGCCTTTTTCCATCACTTCACAGAAGCAGTCGTTATCTTGAATTGGCAAGGCGTCATCATTTATCAAAATCCAGCCTTTGGCCGTCTGGCCCTGAGCCGGGACGAGAAAAAGGCGCTCGCCGCTGAGGGACGAGCGTTGGCCGAGCGGATGAAAGAACAGAAGGTCGCTTTTCAGGTTGAATTGCCCGGCGGCGCTTTTGTCGCCGTCATGTCGCCAATCATCGACGAGCGCAGCCAACCGGCGGCCATGCTATGCGTTCTGCGCCGCCAAGCCTCAGTGGATGGGTTGCAAGCGCGGCTTGCCGAAGCGGAGCGGCGCCTGCAGCTGATCGTCGAACATTCGAGCGACTATGTCTTGATTTTTTCCCGCCATCGGGAATTATCGTATATCCCGCCGTCATGGAAGCGAAAAACAAACAAGCGCCCTCCGGTCTCATACGATGAGGTGTTGGCGTTTGTCCACCCCGATGACGTGCCGGTCGTAACCCAAAAACTGGATGAGCTGTATGATACATACGAGGCGCAAACGGCAGAGTTCCGCAAGCGAGACGGGCATGGCGAATGGGTTTGGATGGAGGCGCAAGGAAAAGCGATCGTCGATGAAGCAGGCGTGCTTGACTGCGTCATTGTCACGGTAAAAAATATTAGCGAGCGGAAGCAGTATGAGGAAAAGCTGCGTCAGCTTGCCTACTTTGACTCACTCACCGGCATCGCCAACCGCAGCTATTTCGAGCGGCATATCGATGAGTTGATCGCGAGCGGTACGCCGTTTGCCCTATGCTATTTAGATTTTGACAAATTTAAATGGATCAATGACCATTTTTCTCATCAAGCCGGCGATTATTTTTTGCGCGAGGCGGTGAAACGCGTTAGGCAGGCGCTGCGTCATGGTGATTTTTTCGCGCGCGTCGGCGGCGATGAGTTTGTTCTCTTGTTGCCAAACATCACGAAAACGGAGATGACCGCCTTGGCCGAGCGGCTTGTCAGCTCGTTTCATGAGCCGTTTTATTACGACAAACAGCTCATCCAATCGACCTTATCGATCGGCATCGCTTTTTTCACGAAAGACAGCGACCGGATCGAGCAAGTGATGAAATACGCCGATCAGGCGCTGTATGAGGTGAAGGAGCGGGGACGGAACGGCTATGCCTTTTATCGGCCGACGGAACATCGGCATGCGGTGATTGAGCAAGATTTGCCGTTTGCTATTATGCGCGGGCAGTTTTATTTATGCTATCAGCCGAAAGTGAGGCTTGCCAAAGGCCGGGCAATGGGCGTTGAGGCGCTGTTGCGCTGGCGCCACCCGGCGCTTGGCGACATTCCGCCGCTTGATTTCATCCCGCTGGCTGAAGAGAGCGGCTTTATTTTTGAAATTACGCTATGGGTGTTGGAACGGGCGTGCCGCCAAGTGAAAGAATGGGAAAGAAAATTTCCCGGACTGAAGTTAGCGGTCAATTTATCGCCGTTTTTGCTCAACCGCCCCGAACTTGTCGAGCATGTGAAGCGCATTTTGCGCGAGACGGGGCTAGCGCCTGATCGGCTCATTTTAGAAGTGACAGAAAGCGGGCTGATGGAAAACATTGAGACAGGAAGACACATTTTAACCGAACTGCAGCGACTTGGTGTACAGGCGGCGATCGATGACTTTGGCACCGGTTTCTCTTCGCTCGCGTATATCCGCAATTTGCCGGTGTCGCTGTTGAAAATTGATCGCAGTTTTATTCAAGGCATTGCGGAAAATTCGAAAGATGCGACGATTGTCGATACGATCATTCATTTAGCCAAAAGTTTGGATATTGAAGTGTTGGCGGAGGGAGTCGAGACGGAGTCGCAAGTGGCGCTTCTGTCGCAAATGGATTGCGACTACGCGCAAGGATTTTATTTCAGCCGTTCGCTTGAAGCGGAAAAGCTGCAACAATGGCTAGAAGAACACAACCGCAACGCTTGCGGCGAACCGCCGGCGTAG
- a CDS encoding IucA/IucC family C-terminal-domain containing protein: MRLSEEEVKALETYRFSSEAADVSSSMLFAWLVHDDEQLAKYVAHVRDEMGAANDAVAASMLVKRLSFLAPMALYAMSAWNKRLVLEPGRIWLDTDGEGETWMPRFRLAPPEAEMCGIERSGWREQAVRDVFAGLFAPLIARLRRLTRISPLILWENVAIYVYWVYERWLEDESLAPVADRLRDDFRFLVHEADGRLFGQKDNPLRRFFKGASGMQRTTCCLYVQTKGGTCCQTCPLKARQRQTG; this comes from the coding sequence ATGAGGTTAAGCGAAGAAGAAGTCAAAGCGTTGGAAACGTACCGTTTTTCAAGCGAAGCTGCTGATGTCTCGTCATCGATGTTGTTTGCCTGGCTGGTTCATGATGACGAACAGCTCGCTAAGTATGTCGCGCACGTGCGTGATGAGATGGGGGCGGCGAATGACGCCGTTGCGGCGTCGATGCTTGTCAAGCGTCTAAGCTTTTTAGCGCCGATGGCTTTATACGCCATGTCGGCATGGAACAAGCGGCTTGTGCTCGAGCCTGGGCGCATTTGGCTTGATACGGACGGTGAAGGAGAGACCTGGATGCCGCGCTTTCGCCTTGCGCCGCCGGAAGCGGAGATGTGCGGCATTGAGCGCAGCGGTTGGCGCGAGCAGGCCGTTCGCGACGTGTTCGCCGGTTTGTTCGCTCCGCTCATCGCCCGGTTGCGGCGTCTGACGCGCATCTCGCCCCTCATCTTATGGGAAAATGTCGCCATTTATGTGTATTGGGTATATGAACGTTGGTTAGAGGATGAGTCGCTTGCCCCGGTCGCCGATCGGCTGCGGGACGATTTCCGCTTTCTCGTTCATGAAGCTGATGGCCGCCTGTTTGGCCAAAAGGACAATCCGCTCCGCCGCTTCTTTAAAGGAGCGAGCGGCATGCAACGGACGACGTGCTGCCTTTACGTCCAAACAAAAGGGGGAACGTGCTGCCAAACGTGTCCGCTCAAAGCCCGCCAGCGGCAAACGGGGTGA
- a CDS encoding FecCD family ABC transporter permease, which translates to MKKYVTVRMGSYVSFFYDKKAAVVIAAFGAAAVLLFLISIGSGEMRISPLEAAAALLGYGEEIHQTVILTFRLPRVLVAWLAGMALAAAGAILQGMVRNPLASPDVLGITGGAAAAVVAFLALFSDENNSLTVSIHWLPLAAFLGATAAAWFVYMLAWKNGLAPLRLVLIGIGISALMQALTTLLMIVGPIYRASQANVWITGSVYGASWQHVSFMAPSIIGLLLMAMLAARHVNVQELGGELAIGLGSAVERQRLGLVLLSTALTGGAVAFAGGIGFVGLMAPHMARRLVGSAFGALLPTAALLGGVLVMGADLAGRMLLAPTEIPAGVFTAALGAPYFIYLLYQSRKA; encoded by the coding sequence ATGAAAAAATACGTCACTGTCCGGATGGGAAGCTATGTATCGTTTTTCTATGACAAAAAAGCGGCTGTCGTGATCGCCGCGTTCGGGGCGGCGGCGGTTCTGCTTTTTCTTATCAGCATCGGCAGCGGGGAGATGCGCATTTCGCCGTTGGAAGCGGCCGCTGCGCTGCTTGGCTATGGAGAGGAAATTCATCAGACGGTCATTTTGACGTTTCGACTGCCGCGCGTGTTGGTTGCCTGGCTAGCTGGAATGGCGCTTGCCGCAGCGGGCGCGATTTTGCAAGGGATGGTGCGCAATCCGCTCGCTTCGCCGGATGTGCTCGGCATTACCGGCGGAGCGGCGGCCGCGGTCGTCGCTTTTTTGGCGCTGTTTAGTGATGAAAACAACTCCCTCACCGTCAGCATCCACTGGCTGCCGCTCGCGGCCTTTTTGGGGGCTACGGCCGCCGCCTGGTTCGTGTATATGCTGGCGTGGAAAAACGGCCTCGCCCCGCTTCGGCTCGTGCTGATCGGCATCGGCATTTCCGCGCTGATGCAGGCGTTGACAACGTTATTGATGATCGTCGGGCCGATTTACCGGGCGAGCCAGGCGAACGTTTGGATCACCGGCAGCGTATATGGCGCATCTTGGCAACACGTCTCGTTCATGGCGCCATCGATCATCGGGCTGCTCCTTATGGCCATGCTCGCAGCCCGACACGTCAACGTGCAGGAGTTAGGAGGCGAGCTGGCGATTGGGCTTGGCAGTGCAGTCGAACGGCAACGGCTAGGGCTTGTGCTGCTGAGCACAGCGCTCACTGGGGGAGCGGTCGCCTTTGCCGGCGGCATCGGATTTGTTGGGTTGATGGCGCCGCATATGGCGCGCCGGCTTGTTGGTTCGGCGTTTGGTGCGCTGCTTCCGACGGCTGCGCTGTTAGGCGGCGTGTTAGTCATGGGAGCGGATCTCGCCGGGCGAATGCTGTTAGCGCCGACAGAAATTCCAGCGGGCGTATTTACCGCCGCCCTTGGCGCGCCATATTTTATTTATTTATTGTATCAAAGCCGGAAGGCATAA